One part of the Bdellovibrio bacteriovorus genome encodes these proteins:
- a CDS encoding DUF5819 family protein — MKMPLLHLLKLTMLSALIAHLGIHALYLAPNNPATPQYMSFVDTYMGTFFTQNWHLFAPEPATASLQLSYRCDSLQAWKFPLSDMLEAHKSLPVTAKGKQSYVLQHLAREIFNSKILKKTDAAMDELHILQRYLQDQCGEQAAAEVRIQRVFTQDYSKRFSNTEVRTETFTFGIKQESFAWN, encoded by the coding sequence ATGAAAATGCCGCTTTTACATCTATTAAAACTGACCATGCTGAGCGCCCTGATAGCTCATTTGGGAATTCATGCCCTTTATCTGGCACCCAACAATCCCGCCACTCCCCAATATATGAGCTTCGTCGACACTTACATGGGAACGTTCTTTACTCAGAACTGGCACCTGTTCGCACCGGAACCGGCAACCGCCAGCCTGCAACTTTCCTATCGCTGCGACAGCCTGCAAGCGTGGAAGTTTCCTTTGAGCGACATGCTTGAAGCCCACAAATCCCTGCCGGTCACAGCCAAGGGGAAACAATCCTACGTTCTGCAACATCTGGCGCGTGAGATCTTTAACAGCAAGATTCTAAAGAAAACAGACGCGGCCATGGATGAACTGCACATCCTACAAAGATATTTGCAAGACCAGTGCGGTGAGCAAGCCGCAGCCGAGGTGCGCATTCAGCGGGTGTTCACTCAAGATTATTCCAAGCGCTTTTCCAACACGGAAGTCCGCACTGAAACCTTCACCTTCGGCATCAAACAGGAGTCCTTCGCATGGAACTGA
- a CDS encoding cupin domain-containing protein: MATQQTSASPQKPNPSTVFAKVSGTLKALNFSSADEVREFPNGRLELVRFGEAVVGRATLQPGWRWSKSVKEIAQTDSCEAPHFQYHVSGVLRIKMDDGTEIDCKPGDVSLVPPGHDAWVVGDEPVVIVDFQGMVDYAIQAHKH; this comes from the coding sequence ATGGCTACGCAACAAACTTCCGCATCACCGCAAAAGCCGAATCCTTCGACGGTCTTTGCAAAGGTCAGCGGAACGCTTAAAGCTTTGAATTTCAGTTCTGCAGATGAGGTTCGCGAGTTTCCTAACGGCCGTTTGGAGCTGGTCCGCTTTGGCGAGGCCGTTGTGGGCCGGGCGACCCTGCAGCCAGGCTGGCGCTGGTCCAAATCAGTGAAAGAGATCGCACAAACCGATAGCTGCGAAGCTCCGCACTTTCAGTACCATGTTTCAGGAGTACTCAGAATCAAGATGGATGATGGAACAGAGATAGATTGTAAACCCGGGGATGTGTCTTTGGTTCCGCCCGGCCATGATGCCTGGGTGGTGGGCGATGAACCCGTGGTGATCGTGGATTTCCAGGGAATGGTGGACTACGCA